The DNA window TAAATATGttcttttagttttgtttttagtttcttAATATATCAAAAGTTTTCTGATAATCTTCacagctcaaacacacacacacacacacacacacacacacacacacacacacacacacacacacactctctcatctGTTCTTCTTCCTGCAGCTCTTTGACGCCACAAACATCATCCAGACCTTCCAGCTCGTGTTCAACATCATCGTCAACGGCGACGGCACGTTGACCCTGAAGTACTCCGTCGACCTTTTGGTCGACTTGTTGAAGAACGCCAAAATAGCAGAATATCTCACCAGGTGCgatactcacactcacacacacactcacactcactgaCTGAGTGTTGACCTGaactaacaccccccccccccccccctccacaggtACCAGCACTTCTCAGTCTGCGTGTCTAAAGTTTTGGGAGTTCTTCAATCAAAAGACCCGGACTCTGCAGCGAAGGTCCGCCTGTCACTCATTGCTCTAAGGCAACTTTCCCACCGCTGTTCCACTAAgcatcacggggggggggggtcaaatgcTACGTGCAGAGTTGAAATGTTTTGGTGTGGTGCTCTACAGAAACCACAAGCTTTTAGTGGTCCGAAGTGCATTCATCTGTTGGAGGACAGTAGAGCGCTGACAGGAAATTGGGGGGAGGGCGGCACGCAGGTGTTACCCTccttttaaatgtcatgtttttAGGGCCAAAACTAATGTGAACTTCGTATTATCAACACACTAGatcaactattattattattattattgattattatcaATTATAACAAAATGTAGATTAAAGCTCACTACAAGAAACTCCGATAAATCAAATAGATTCCTGCTAACGACAATaagtaaagaaataaagatGATAATGTAGAATTTAACATAAAGCATAAATAAAAACGAATGATGAAGCGCTGAAGGTTCTGAGTGAATTTGCTGTGAGCTCAGAAGTAAGAAGCTTTTCCTCACGTCCTCGTTCTTGCTCTGCATTTGGTCTGCaggtgctggagctgctgctcgccATGTGCGGCGTGGGGGGGCTGCGCCCCCTGCTGTGCGAGGTGGTTTTCAGACCGGCGGCGGCTCCCAAACTGGGTGCGCCGGGGCCCTCGCCCGGCCTCGCCCTGCTGCTGTGGCTGAGCTCGCCGGTGGAGGGTGCCGAGGGCTGCTCGCTGCAggcgctgcagctgctgaaccagctgctggaggtacgggggggggggcgcagaggaaCAACTTCCTCCAATCAATAATCTCATTGATTATCCGTTTGTAATCCCTAACCCTCtaaacgtgccccccccccccaggaggcgTTGGAGGCCGACTCCGTGTCTGAATGTGTGCTGAGCTTCGTGGGGGGGCTGCTGCCCCCCCTGCTGGGGTTACTGCGTGGCCTCGACCCCTCCCTGGGAGACGCTCACCTGAGGAAACACTGCCACCGCGTCACGCACGTCACCCGCCTGCTGCTCGATATCCTCCAGcgccctgttgttgttgttgttgtcgttgtcgtCACCATTCTCCTTGAAGCCTTAACGCCTCCACCCTTGTGCGCGGAGGACTCCACCAGGTCCCTGGTGTCCCGGCATGTGAGCGCTCAGCTCGCCCTCTCGCAGGTCGAAGTCCTCCTCTcctgttgccacggcaacagcCCGCTGGCCTGCAGCCCCGACGGCGATCTCAGGTGAGCGAGAGCCAGTGTGTAATATTACAGTGGAGGGGGGGTAGAAACCGACACAATGAAAAGTcattaaaggtgtgtgtgtgtgcgtgtgtgtgtgtgtgtgtgtgtgtgtgtgtctcagtcagCTGTGTGCAGACGCCCTGCTGAAGACTCTGGAGTTAATGAGCAAACTGAGACAACAGGTGAAGGACATGGAGACCAGCTTCTACAGGATGCTACAGGTAAACACCCTCGTCCTCgcgctgtctctctgtccctcagtTTGCTCCTATTTCTTTCCTATTTTGTCTCCATGTCCCAGGACCAGAGGATGGTGACCCCCCTGTCTCTGGCGCTGACGTCCCACCACAGGGAGCGCGTGCAGAGCGGCCTGTCGCTGCTGTTTGAGGCCACGCTCATCCCAGACTTCCCCTCTCTGGTGTGAGTGCTCGCAGCTCGCAGCTCACCGTGGGAATCGTTTGCTTCTGAGGTGCTTTAGTTTCCTCTGGTCCTCACAGCCTGGGGGAAAGTATGGCCGCCAACAACGCCTATCACCTGAGGGAGGCCGAGCTGTCCGTCAAACGCGTCGCCGTGCAGGAAGTCCCGCCCTCCAGCACACTGGACTGTTCCAGTAGGAGCATCCACAGCCTGGTGGACAGGATCCAGAACGGCttcgaggtgtgtgtgtgtgtgtgtgcgctctaaTGGCGTCATGGTGTAGTGGACGTGTCCCgtggtgatgtcatcgctgATGTTCTTCGGTCTCCAGCTGCAGGAGAACCTGAAGGACTGCCACGTGTCTCAGATCATCGACGTCTACGAGCAGAAGCTCTCTGCGTTTGCGGTGAGCGCGTCCGCCTGCACTTTATCTCCtgtgtgtttcttgtgtttAATTGGTCCTCTGTGCGTCCTCCAGTCGAAGGAGCGCTGTCTGCAGGACCTGCTGGAGGCGAAGGCTCTGGCTCTCGCTCAGGCCGACCGCCTCATCGCGCAGTACCTCCTGGAACGAGCTCAGGCTGAAGCTGAGGtgacactcgcacacacacacacacacgcacacacagcagctggtgtTGACTCACGCCAGGagaaccctcacacacactcgtccACAGGCCTGTGAGCTGGGCAGCCTGCTGAAGGAGGCGGAGCGGCGTGGCGAGGACCTGCAGGGCGAGCTGGCCAACCAGgtgctggaggcggagctctccAAGGCCGACAtcaaggagctgctgcagcacaacGCCCGGCTGCAGCAGGACTCTGAGAGCCACCAGGTCCTCAAGGGAGGGTACAACGCCCTGCTCAACAGGTCAGAGGCAGGGCAGCATGAAACGGGTCATTGATCGGGTCATTGAAACGGGATCGGTTGAAATTGAACCTCAATCAATTCCCTGGTCAGATTCAACGAGAGCGAGCGGctgctgaaggagctgcaggcgGCTCACGTCTCGCTCACCAAGCAGAGCGACGCGCTGAGGAGGAACCACCAAGCGCTGCAGGAGCAGCACCAGAAGTAACGCACGCCCCTCTGCACACTGGCTGCTGGTCCAGGCTGCGGCGCCCCGTCTAACGTCTGTCTCCTCCCCAGGACGGCGTCggggctgcaggagaaggaggaggaggtccgaGGCCTCCGCTCAGACCTCCAGCAGAGGGACGGCGACATCGCAGGTTAGTCCGACTTCATCCGGAGAGCTCCTCGCGGTCACCGCCGGGAACCTTTCAGCGGTGACCGTGGCGCCCCCCTGTGGACGCACGTGGTAGTGTGTGCTACAGCAAGAAACTCTTTGTTCTTCTTGGACGTCCTGCTTCGCCCCTCAGGTCTGCACGCTGACCTCCGGGCgcgggaggagaagctgcaggagaaggacgGAGAGAAGAGAGATCTGGAGGAGACGGTGGGTGTTCTGAGGAAGGAGCTGAACAAGACGGAGCAGGCCAGGAAGGAGGCCAGCATcaaggtgaggaagaggagcgttTACACAAAACCTTACTTTTAAAAGAGCAAAATGAAATAAGCATTTCAAGAATAACAATTTAAGGAATGTTGACAgatgaggaaaaacagaaaaatgtagtTAATTATATTATCATTTATATATTCTCAAAGAATGAGAAGTGACTTTAATGACCGACTGATATTATTTGCTGTCGTCCAGGCGTCGTCCCTGGAGATGAAGAAGAGCCAGCTGGAGGCGCGGCTGaagcagaaggaggacgagCTGAGCAAACACTCGTCCATGATCGCCATGATCCACAGCCTGAGCGCCGAGGCCAAGAGCGACGTCAACCTGTCGCTGTGACCCTCagcggcgtgcgtgcgtgcgtgcgcgtgtgtgtgtgtgtgtgtgtgtgtgtgtgtgtgtgtgtgtgtgtgtgtgtgtgtgtgtgtgtgtgtgtgtgtgtgtgtgtgtgtaatcggCTCAAACAGTCTCTGGTGTTTGTTTGCTCacaaaaaggtgtttttctACGGCAGCCCACAAgggacaaatgtgtttttactttaaatgttgAAGTTGGTATGACCAGCAAAAGTCTTCACTAAATTATTAAAGATGACTTTACTGGTGCTTTTTATTAGTGTAAATTATTTACctctgcttacacacacacacacacacacacacacacacaacaataggGGAGGCGGTGAAGATAATCTGAGTTGATGTTAACTTTGCTCGTTATTGTGACTAATGGATCGCACACaacacatgacatcatcacaatCTGCTGAGACACAGAGGACACGAGGACATGAGGACATGAGGACCGGTTCTGGTTCTTCATTGATCTGAAGCTGAGGGTGTTTGGATCTCACTcactgtccctttaaatgtGTTCACATCCTTCAAAGTACACAAACGTTTATGCTGCCAAGTCAAAATCCACAAAGGAGATCACATTTCACCACATTGTAGATTTTAACCGGCTGAAATTACAGATTGACTTTagaagttgtgtttttgtgaagtGAGTTGGATTCTGAGGATTAATCTGTTATTCACAGTCaggaatcaattaaaaaatgacAGCAAATAGTTTCAGCTTCTGAAATGTGGATGTTAAATATTGATGTTAGCTTTCAAATGTGTGCAAATACATCAATGATTTGTTTATTCGATATTGAATTATTGGCCAtaaattttaacattttatatttaaaacaaaataacaaactggTCTTCTGAAATGTAAATTTCCAATACAAACATAAGCTGCTgtatatattaaattaaatggtTATGTAGTCCAATGGAAAGAACTATTAGGTTCTTTTTATATAGTTTTATATTTACAGCGAAATACCAAACGTCACCGGTTTCcacacaacaaaataatctTAACGTCCAATTGTGTAAAAAGGAGTCAAATTAGATATTTATATgactataaatgtattttctggaGCCGCAGTAGCCCCCCTGTCACAGCGGGACCTCCTTCCGGTTCCACCGGGTctattttctctctgcagctgccGCCCGTCGCTCACTGCCGGCGGAAGGTCGGCGGCTGAAAGGAGGCGCAGACTTCTCCTCAGTGGCCCCCCAGTCCTCCTGCTCCAGGGCCCAGTCCACCATGAAGCCCCGGTCCTCCTCCGTGAGGGCgcagtcctcctcctcggagccCCGGTCCTCCTCCGTGAGGGCgcagtcctcctcctcggagccCCGGTCCTCCTCCGTGAGGGCgcagtcctcctcctcggagccCCGGTCCTCCTCCGTGAGGGCgcagtcctcctcctcggagccCCGGTCCTCCTGCGCGGCCCCCCGGCCCGCAGCACCGGGCCGCGCGCTGCTGCTCGCGCTCCTGCTCGCGCTGCTCCCCTCCGGTGAGTTTACTCATGATTCATAAAGATGGTAAAAACTATGGAATGTATTAGTTGTAAAGTCATctactatttttattttattttatttacttcttAACACACGTAATGTTATTTATCCAATGTTAAGCTTCATAAACACAATTAATTAATATTGTGTTGCGGCAATTTTACCTCGGTTCACGTGATCCTTATTACCGTAGATATATACATAGGTAATAAGCATTATTACCATAGACATATGTGCTTATTACCATAGACATGTGCTTATTACCATAGATATATATGCTTATTACCATAGACATGTGGTTATTACCATAGACATGTGCTTATTACCATAGATATATATGCTTATTACCATAGACATGTGGTTATTACCATAGACATGTGCTTATTACCATAGATATATATGCTTATTACCATAGACATGTGGTTATTACCATCGACATATGTGCTTATTACCATAGATATATACATGGGTAATAAGCATTATAATAAGCAGTTAAAAAACTACTCAGTCAATTaacaaaagtaataaaaaaatacttttctaaaAATGTACTTCACTTTATAACACAACTTTTTATTGTGTCTGCGGCTTTGACTTTTATTAAAGAACCCGTGAGGggataaaaacaaagatggtgGAGCTGTTTGTGGGGTAAACTAAAGTGTGTAGTACTGCAGTGTGTACAcagcagtgtgtagtacagCAGTGTGTAGTACTGCAGTGTGTAGTACTCTGAACCAAGCAGCTGCTGTGAAACACGACCGGCATGAAGGTATTCACAcgccgtgtgtctgtgtgtgtgtgtgtctgtgtgtgtctgggtgtgtgtgtgtgtgtgtgtgtgtgtgtcagaggtgtTGTGCAGGAACGAGGAGGAGCGCCTCATCAACTACCTGATCAAAGAGCGCGGATACGTCAAAGAGCTTCGTCCCGTCAGGAAGCAGCAGGACGCCGTGGAGGTTTTCCTCGGCCTCACGCTCTCCAACCTCAtctctctggtgtgtgtgtgtgtgtgtgtgtgtgtgtagatgctCAACATGTGTAACCTCTGTGACATTTATGATGGTCGATAAACAGAAAAAACGATCCTTTCTCAAAGTTAATTTCAGtaactt is part of the Gasterosteus aculeatus chromosome 21, fGasAcu3.hap1.1, whole genome shotgun sequence genome and encodes:
- the cip2a gene encoding protein CIP2A isoform X2; the protein is MSHRNVSCCLACVLQCLQLLQKLTYNTRVLQSANYIHELVAFLMTNIQSHSDDIIVPCLGLMVNLCRDNRSVQRHVKSLDNVKTFYRTLLDFLDHNSLTVVVFTLSVLASLTLSEKVGEKLFDATNIIQTFQLVFNIIVNGDGTLTLKYSVDLLVDLLKNAKIAEYLTRYQHFSVCVSKVLGVLQSKDPDSAAKVLELLLAMCGVGGLRPLLCEVVFRPAAAPKLGAPGPSPGLALLLWLSSPVEGAEGCSLQALQLLNQLLEEALEADSVSECVLSFVGGLLPPLLGLLRGLDPSLGDAHLRKHCHRVTHVTRLLLALCAEDSTRSLVSRHVSAQLALSQVEVLLSCCHGNSPLACSPDGDLSQLCADALLKTLELMSKLRQQVKDMETSFYRMLQDQRMVTPLSLALTSHHRERVQSGLSLLFEATLIPDFPSLVLGESMAANNAYHLREAELSVKRVAVQEVPPSSTLDCSSRSIHSLVDRIQNGFELQENLKDCHVSQIIDVYEQKLSAFASKERCLQDLLEAKALALAQADRLIAQYLLERAQAEAEACELGSLLKEAERRGEDLQGELANQVLEAELSKADIKELLQHNARLQQDSESHQVLKGGYNALLNRFNESERLLKELQAAHVSLTKQSDALRRNHQALQEQHQKTASGLQEKEEEVRGLRSDLQQRDGDIAGLHADLRAREEKLQEKDGEKRDLEETVGVLRKELNKTEQARKEASIKASSLEMKKSQLEARLKQKEDELSKHSSMIAMIHSLSAEAKSDVNLSL
- the cip2a gene encoding protein CIP2A isoform X1; the encoded protein is MDMTTCLKSLMLAMRQYRDGRTAQNATQLQKLVKEVSGLKCDQLLSSGQVMPRECVRGLVELAGNPDTSPTLTSSVISLLAQLACDDDGLEILNSRYNLTSTLASVVHGRRASPEEPLVLQCLQLLQKLTYNTRVLQSANYIHELVAFLMTNIQSHSDDIIVPCLGLMVNLCRDNRSVQRHVKSLDNVKTFYRTLLDFLDHNSLTVVVFTLSVLASLTLSEKVGEKLFDATNIIQTFQLVFNIIVNGDGTLTLKYSVDLLVDLLKNAKIAEYLTRYQHFSVCVSKVLGVLQSKDPDSAAKVLELLLAMCGVGGLRPLLCEVVFRPAAAPKLGAPGPSPGLALLLWLSSPVEGAEGCSLQALQLLNQLLEEALEADSVSECVLSFVGGLLPPLLGLLRGLDPSLGDAHLRKHCHRVTHVTRLLLALCAEDSTRSLVSRHVSAQLALSQVEVLLSCCHGNSPLACSPDGDLSQLCADALLKTLELMSKLRQQVKDMETSFYRMLQDQRMVTPLSLALTSHHRERVQSGLSLLFEATLIPDFPSLVLGESMAANNAYHLREAELSVKRVAVQEVPPSSTLDCSSRSIHSLVDRIQNGFELQENLKDCHVSQIIDVYEQKLSAFASKERCLQDLLEAKALALAQADRLIAQYLLERAQAEAEACELGSLLKEAERRGEDLQGELANQVLEAELSKADIKELLQHNARLQQDSESHQVLKGGYNALLNRFNESERLLKELQAAHVSLTKQSDALRRNHQALQEQHQKTASGLQEKEEEVRGLRSDLQQRDGDIAGLHADLRAREEKLQEKDGEKRDLEETVGVLRKELNKTEQARKEASIKASSLEMKKSQLEARLKQKEDELSKHSSMIAMIHSLSAEAKSDVNLSL